Proteins encoded within one genomic window of Bradyrhizobium sp. 186:
- a CDS encoding GNAT family N-acetyltransferase codes for MSQDELIVRRFASGDSDDVWHLHRSASQDVGVCGPEGAWEDDLRNIGEVYIASGGDFVVAHIGPRFAAMGGLKPFDDDVAELKRMRVDPVFQRRGFGRRVLRELESRAVALGFKWIMLDTTTIQVGAQRLYESAGYVRRGEGMLHGYAVIFYEKRLIRQDDPA; via the coding sequence ATGTCTCAAGACGAACTGATCGTTCGTCGGTTCGCGTCCGGGGATAGCGATGATGTATGGCATCTGCACAGAAGCGCATCGCAGGATGTTGGTGTGTGTGGCCCGGAAGGGGCTTGGGAGGATGATTTACGCAATATCGGGGAAGTATACATCGCCTCGGGCGGAGACTTCGTAGTTGCGCATATTGGTCCCCGATTCGCTGCCATGGGTGGGCTGAAACCTTTTGATGATGATGTCGCAGAACTAAAACGTATGCGGGTCGACCCCGTCTTTCAGCGACGAGGGTTTGGAAGGAGGGTGCTTCGTGAATTGGAGTCGCGAGCTGTTGCTCTCGGTTTCAAGTGGATAATGCTCGACACAACAACGATCCAAGTAGGGGCCCAAAGACTTTATGAGAGCGCTGGCTATGTTCGCCGCGGGGAAGGGATGTTGCACGGATATGCAGTGATCTTTTACGAGAAGCGGCTCATTCGCCAGGATGACCCCGCATGA
- the ybgC gene encoding tol-pal system-associated acyl-CoA thioesterase, which translates to MRASLDGEIRDGGHHMQVRVYFEDTDSGQIVYHANFLRFMERGRTNYLRLLGTTQQALLKEAKNDAPGFAFVVRSMTIDFLKPAVLDDLLDVVTVPQEVRGASIALLQECRRGDDLLVTARVRVAFISAGKAQRIPKSLRLAMEGLR; encoded by the coding sequence GTGAGAGCTTCTCTCGATGGCGAAATTCGCGACGGCGGCCATCATATGCAGGTCCGCGTCTATTTCGAAGATACTGACTCCGGTCAGATTGTTTATCACGCAAATTTTTTGCGCTTCATGGAACGCGGTAGAACGAACTACTTGCGCCTGCTCGGAACCACTCAGCAAGCGCTACTCAAAGAAGCCAAGAACGATGCGCCCGGCTTTGCCTTCGTTGTCCGCTCCATGACGATCGATTTTCTAAAACCGGCGGTCTTGGATGACCTGCTTGACGTCGTCACAGTCCCGCAAGAGGTGAGGGGAGCGTCGATTGCCTTGCTGCAGGAATGCAGGCGCGGAGACGATCTCCTAGTCACGGCGCGTGTACGCGTGGCGTTTATTTCAGCCGGAAAGGCGCAGCGCATCCCGAAGTCGCTGCGGCTCGCTATGGAAGGGCTTAGATAA
- a CDS encoding type IV toxin-antitoxin system AbiEi family antitoxin, with protein MTKPSGGKLNCLEHTLPEGLLVDAGWMTKHGYSTGLRSQYVSAGWLVQPTRGTFKRPLGTLTWQKAVISLQTLLECPLIVGGRTALELQGFSHYLRASGPTVVYLYGPDAPPGWLFKLPLKEHFTFRKSTTLFKADLVTKGLKNFAWNVQNNTGAAADEFQAGPFKQIWGESEWPLTISSPERALLELLDELPHSESFHQVDMLVEGLRNLSPRKLQKLLDSCRSVKVKRLFFWFADRHNHSWLKQIDRDKVDLGKGKRMLVKGGRLDPKYLITVPEDLSAPI; from the coding sequence ATGACTAAGCCTTCCGGCGGAAAGCTAAACTGCCTCGAACATACCCTGCCGGAAGGCCTATTGGTCGATGCTGGGTGGATGACGAAGCATGGCTATTCGACAGGCCTGCGCAGCCAGTATGTCTCGGCTGGCTGGCTGGTTCAGCCGACGCGTGGAACTTTCAAGCGCCCGCTTGGCACTCTGACATGGCAGAAGGCGGTCATATCGCTTCAGACGCTGCTTGAGTGCCCCCTGATCGTCGGAGGGCGAACAGCGCTCGAACTGCAAGGCTTTTCGCACTACCTCAGAGCGAGTGGACCGACCGTTGTTTATCTTTACGGTCCGGATGCTCCGCCCGGATGGCTCTTCAAGCTTCCGCTCAAAGAGCACTTCACATTCCGCAAGAGCACAACGCTCTTCAAAGCCGATCTCGTGACGAAGGGGCTCAAGAACTTCGCCTGGAATGTCCAGAACAATACCGGCGCAGCTGCCGATGAGTTTCAGGCAGGACCATTCAAGCAGATATGGGGCGAGAGCGAATGGCCGCTCACCATCTCATCGCCCGAACGGGCGTTGCTCGAACTGCTCGACGAGCTGCCGCATAGCGAGAGCTTCCACCAGGTCGACATGCTTGTTGAGGGCTTGCGCAACCTCAGTCCCCGCAAGCTGCAAAAGCTGCTGGACAGTTGCAGAAGCGTGAAAGTCAAAAGGCTGTTCTTCTGGTTTGCCGACCGGCACAACCATTCATGGCTGAAGCAAATAGACCGTGACAAGGTCGATTTGGGGAAAGGAAAGCGCATGCTGGTGAAAGGCGGAAGGCTCGATCCGAAATATTTGATCACCGTGCCGGAGGATCTCAGTGCCCCTATCTGA
- a CDS encoding nucleotidyl transferase AbiEii/AbiGii toxin family protein, which translates to MPLSERYRHQVALLIETLPFVAAEKDFALKGGTAINLFVRDMPRLSVDIDLTYLPVAGRPESLAAIDAGMKRMAVAIGKGIPGVKVNEVVNRAEGIVTKLTLQRADAQIKIEVTPVLRGCVFDPEMRSVLPNVEESFGFAETQVVSFSDLYAGKIVAALDRQHPRDLFDIRDLLANEGISDDLRRAFIVYLISHDRPISEVVVPRRKDIRQEFEHGFEGMTSDPVSLDELLKAREDLIAEVAGKMPKEHREFLIGFKRGKPDWALLGVDGAAELPAVRWKQINLDKLRAADREKLVAQLIAVLK; encoded by the coding sequence GTGCCCCTATCTGAACGCTATCGGCATCAGGTTGCGCTGCTGATCGAGACCTTGCCATTCGTTGCGGCGGAAAAGGATTTTGCTCTCAAAGGCGGGACTGCGATCAATCTATTCGTGCGCGATATGCCGCGTTTGTCAGTCGATATCGACTTGACCTACCTGCCTGTCGCCGGCCGGCCGGAATCGCTGGCCGCGATCGATGCGGGCATGAAAAGAATGGCTGTCGCCATTGGCAAGGGAATTCCGGGCGTCAAGGTGAATGAGGTCGTGAACCGCGCGGAAGGCATCGTTACCAAGCTGACACTTCAGAGGGCCGACGCCCAGATCAAGATCGAAGTCACTCCCGTCCTTCGCGGCTGCGTCTTCGATCCCGAGATGAGATCCGTGCTTCCGAACGTCGAGGAGAGCTTTGGTTTTGCGGAGACACAAGTCGTCTCGTTTTCCGACCTCTACGCGGGAAAAATCGTCGCCGCCCTTGACCGCCAACATCCTCGCGATCTTTTTGACATCCGCGATCTTCTGGCGAATGAGGGCATCAGCGACGACCTGAGGCGCGCTTTCATCGTCTATCTCATCAGCCATGACCGGCCCATTTCTGAAGTTGTGGTGCCGCGGCGAAAGGATATCCGCCAGGAGTTCGAGCACGGCTTCGAGGGTATGACTTCAGATCCGGTCTCGCTGGATGAGCTATTGAAGGCCCGCGAGGACTTGATCGCCGAGGTAGCTGGAAAGATGCCGAAGGAGCATCGGGAATTTCTGATCGGATTCAAGCGCGGGAAGCCAGATTGGGCTCTGTTGGGCGTCGATGGAGCGGCAGAGCTTCCCGCAGTCCGATGGAAGCAGATCAATCTTGATAAGCTGCGTGCCGCAGATCGCGAAAAGCTTGTGGCTCAGTTGATCGCAGTTCTTAAGTGA
- a CDS encoding helix-turn-helix transcriptional regulator: protein MKSAITDTLPPKVRRSLVKLGADIATARKKRNLTTVMMAERLGVAKSTYLRVEKGDPTVSMGVYAMALFVLGFGDALGEIVDPRRDDQGLLLDAERLPKRVRVKKSATAL, encoded by the coding sequence ATGAAATCGGCCATTACAGACACCCTTCCGCCCAAGGTCCGACGCTCGCTGGTCAAGCTGGGCGCTGACATCGCCACGGCGCGCAAAAAGCGCAACCTGACCACGGTGATGATGGCTGAGCGGCTGGGCGTCGCGAAGAGCACCTATCTCCGCGTCGAGAAAGGAGATCCTACGGTTTCCATGGGAGTCTACGCCATGGCGCTGTTCGTTTTGGGCTTCGGCGACGCGCTCGGCGAAATTGTTGATCCGCGTCGCGACGACCAAGGCCTCCTGCTCGACGCGGAGCGCTTGCCGAAGCGGGTGCGGGTGAAGAAATCGGCGACCGCACTATGA
- a CDS encoding DUF3551 domain-containing protein, with the protein MRYLLLTGVLAPILVGFGSRSTAASPVHSYTPSVRQDVYCLQGRSWGYPGNCQFSTYSQCMATASGTYTYCGINPIYAFERQGRQQR; encoded by the coding sequence ATGCGCTACCTTCTCCTTACCGGAGTGTTAGCACCCATCCTCGTCGGCTTTGGATCGCGCTCGACCGCTGCTTCGCCGGTTCATTCGTACACCCCATCGGTTCGCCAAGACGTTTATTGCCTGCAGGGACGTAGTTGGGGATATCCGGGCAATTGCCAGTTCTCAACCTATAGCCAGTGCATGGCTACCGCATCCGGTACCTACACCTATTGCGGTATCAATCCGATCTACGCTTTTGAGAGACAAGGAAGACAACAGCGCTGA
- a CDS encoding type II toxin-antitoxin system HipA family toxin — MKRTIQLQIGDDARPLGAIHYNQQGARESAAFEYDPAWLAAPDRFAIDPALPLVTGAQFHRKAKDGSIFHLAIADTEPDGWGRRVIQRDYAKRRQEARRTGAEMDVQPLNALDYLLSVDDVSRVGALRLRDEDGVFQRAIEEGRRTAPPLVELAHLLAASRAVETNTETAADLAYLRGRGTSLGGLRPKCTVVDDDGRLSIGKFPSVTDERAVTKGEVLALRLAAAAGINAAQAQLIDSDGASVALIRRFDRPDGGGRLMYVSAATMLGAEPSDPGEHAYTEIVDALRQHGSQPQADIEELWRRIAFSILITNVDDHLMNHGFLHVDRGQWRLAPAFDINPFPERVRELKTWISEDAGPEASIDALMSVIAYFRIVNARAKEILGQVEAAVARWREEGRALGLTENELEQFVDAFEHGERAAARKLSA; from the coding sequence ATGAAACGCACGATCCAGCTTCAGATCGGCGACGACGCCCGGCCTCTCGGCGCCATCCACTACAACCAGCAAGGAGCACGCGAGAGCGCTGCGTTCGAATACGATCCGGCCTGGCTCGCGGCGCCGGATCGGTTCGCAATCGATCCGGCATTACCGCTGGTCACGGGCGCGCAGTTTCATCGCAAGGCGAAGGACGGCTCGATCTTCCATCTGGCCATCGCCGACACCGAACCGGACGGATGGGGCCGGCGCGTGATCCAGCGCGATTATGCCAAGCGTCGCCAGGAAGCTCGCCGCACTGGTGCGGAGATGGACGTACAGCCACTGAACGCTCTTGATTACTTGCTCTCTGTCGATGATGTCAGCCGGGTTGGCGCCCTTCGTCTCCGAGATGAAGATGGCGTATTCCAGCGCGCGATCGAGGAGGGACGGCGCACCGCGCCCCCATTGGTTGAGTTAGCGCATCTGTTGGCCGCCAGCAGAGCCGTCGAGACAAACACCGAGACGGCGGCTGATCTCGCTTATTTGCGCGGCCGCGGAACATCGCTTGGTGGGCTGCGTCCAAAATGCACCGTTGTCGATGATGATGGCCGGCTGTCCATCGGGAAATTTCCGAGCGTCACCGACGAGCGAGCGGTGACGAAAGGCGAGGTGCTCGCGCTTCGTCTTGCAGCGGCCGCGGGCATTAACGCAGCCCAGGCACAGCTGATCGACAGCGATGGTGCATCTGTCGCGCTCATCCGCCGATTTGATCGGCCGGATGGGGGCGGCCGATTGATGTATGTCTCAGCCGCGACCATGTTGGGCGCCGAGCCCAGCGATCCGGGCGAACACGCCTATACCGAAATCGTCGACGCGCTTCGCCAGCATGGTTCGCAACCGCAGGCGGATATTGAAGAACTTTGGCGGCGGATCGCCTTTTCGATCCTGATCACCAATGTGGACGACCACTTGATGAATCATGGATTTCTCCATGTCGATCGGGGTCAGTGGCGTCTGGCGCCGGCCTTCGACATCAATCCCTTTCCGGAACGTGTCCGGGAGTTGAAGACCTGGATTTCGGAGGATGCCGGACCGGAGGCCAGTATCGACGCATTGATGTCGGTCATCGCGTATTTCCGCATCGTCAACGCGCGCGCGAAAGAAATCTTAGGCCAAGTCGAGGCCGCTGTTGCGCGCTGGCGTGAGGAAGGTCGCGCGCTTGGCTTGACGGAAAACGAGCTTGAGCAATTCGTGGACGCTTTCGAACACGGCGAGCGTGCGGCGGCGCGAAAGTTATCAGCCTAG
- a CDS encoding IS701 family transposase yields the protein MIRMSWTRAASVEETLALWAASLREVKQRIRPLFTQERVATNAGLFLEGLLGDEQRKTGWMRAEAAGDPGPWRQQAILGRGDWDADALRDIVRDYVIEHLADDDAVLVIDETGFLKQGKASCGVARQYTGSAGKITNCQIGVFATYVSRHGHAFIDRALYLPKEWTDDPDRLEAAYVPADVGFATKPKLATRMIARAIAASVPFKWVAGDTVYGVGDIEQQLRRAGKGYVLGVSSSHVFRSWGKRQPVAGKAEDIARTRRPSDWKRLSAGAGTKGPRLHDWCYLELADLEVEQFNSANDGLWTRGLLIRRHIADGDLAFFTTWCPAGTSIETLVAVEGHRWAIEDSFETAKNEFGLDHNESRSWHGWHRHVSLVMLAFAMMAAIRHRANPPPPKKTKRRPPAKAKAHPRRR from the coding sequence ATGATTCGAATGTCGTGGACGCGGGCCGCGTCGGTTGAGGAGACGCTTGCGTTGTGGGCGGCGTCGCTTCGAGAGGTCAAGCAGCGGATACGTCCGTTGTTCACGCAAGAGCGTGTGGCGACGAATGCAGGCCTGTTCCTGGAAGGTCTGCTCGGAGATGAGCAGCGCAAGACCGGTTGGATGCGCGCGGAGGCGGCTGGCGATCCCGGCCCATGGCGGCAGCAGGCGATCCTGGGTCGCGGGGATTGGGACGCTGATGCCCTGCGCGACATCGTCCGGGACTATGTCATCGAGCACTTGGCGGATGACGATGCGGTGCTGGTGATCGACGAGACCGGCTTTCTCAAGCAGGGTAAGGCCTCGTGCGGAGTGGCGCGGCAATACACTGGTTCGGCAGGGAAGATCACGAACTGCCAGATCGGCGTCTTCGCTACCTACGTTTCGCGTCATGGTCATGCGTTCATCGATCGCGCGTTGTATCTTCCGAAGGAATGGACCGACGATCCAGATCGTCTGGAAGCCGCATACGTGCCTGCCGATGTCGGCTTTGCGACCAAACCAAAGCTTGCGACGAGAATGATCGCACGTGCGATAGCCGCGTCTGTACCATTCAAGTGGGTTGCCGGTGACACGGTCTACGGTGTTGGCGATATCGAACAGCAGCTACGGCGGGCAGGCAAAGGCTATGTGCTCGGGGTCAGCAGCTCTCATGTCTTCCGATCCTGGGGCAAGCGACAGCCGGTCGCCGGCAAGGCCGAAGACATCGCCCGGACGCGGCGCCCGTCCGACTGGAAGCGCTTGTCGGCGGGAGCCGGAACCAAAGGACCGAGGCTGCATGACTGGTGTTATCTCGAACTGGCCGATCTCGAGGTCGAGCAGTTCAACAGCGCAAATGATGGTTTATGGACGCGCGGTCTGCTGATCCGTCGCCATATCGCCGATGGCGATCTCGCCTTCTTCACCACCTGGTGCCCAGCGGGAACATCAATTGAAACGCTGGTCGCGGTCGAAGGCCATCGATGGGCGATCGAGGACAGCTTTGAAACCGCGAAAAACGAGTTCGGGCTCGATCACAACGAGAGCAGGTCCTGGCATGGCTGGCATCGCCACGTGTCCCTGGTGATGCTCGCCTTCGCCATGATGGCGGCGATCCGCCATCGCGCCAATCCGCCACCGCCCAAAAAAACCAAACGCCGCCCCCCGGCAAAAGCCAAAGCACACCCACGCCGCCGCTGA
- a CDS encoding coproporphyrinogen-III oxidase family protein, with the protein MRAPTYSEALEFAIDRSYDINLDMLRSRNLHLDTHNDYLVGTYPPLKAMGDLNAEKLLLQVTSSIDLYFHIPFCDQYCTFCHFAKEINPSSGRVERYLAALDKEMSWSDAALAGRAVETAFFGGGTPSFLTNRQLETLFGMISRRFDLSKSEVSFELHPSLAKQVDAADRISTLLRAGVNRFVLGVQSLDPSILRILNRGHHVDEVVQLVKLLNEMGVENLSLDLMYGLPQQTLRSWYDSLIGLLDMGIEKFNVFPLMFKSTDPVARHLARGRYQFAGAKERIIMHFMAEHILTKLGYRHGPIFYWSKQSQPHSVQQSRKYDSWNDNNLVPFGVAGFGYMSQCQFYNEADLDRYLYRVEAGEKPVWKGVVLSQDDLMRRTVMFALRSSGVLLSRFEREFGVSIEKCFGRELELLKEAGLICISNDGLLSLTAAGTINSGAVSLLFFSNNILERVAYNDSRIIDKRTDLLEKHDYSPAARYGSSAEMQVAFR; encoded by the coding sequence ATGCGCGCGCCGACCTATTCCGAGGCCTTGGAATTCGCGATCGACCGCTCGTACGACATTAACCTTGACATGTTGAGGTCACGGAATTTGCACCTTGACACGCACAACGATTATCTTGTCGGCACATATCCGCCTCTCAAGGCAATGGGAGACCTGAATGCCGAAAAGTTGTTGCTTCAGGTTACGTCGTCAATTGATCTCTATTTTCACATCCCCTTCTGTGATCAGTATTGTACCTTTTGCCACTTCGCCAAGGAAATCAATCCATCTTCCGGGCGAGTGGAGCGCTATCTGGCGGCTTTAGATAAAGAGATGAGTTGGTCGGACGCGGCGCTGGCCGGCAGAGCTGTTGAGACTGCTTTTTTTGGAGGCGGCACTCCCTCGTTCTTGACCAACCGTCAACTCGAAACGCTATTTGGTATGATTAGCCGGCGCTTTGATTTGTCTAAGTCGGAGGTGAGTTTCGAATTGCATCCCTCTCTTGCAAAGCAAGTGGACGCTGCAGATCGCATCTCCACACTGCTTAGAGCCGGCGTAAACCGCTTCGTATTGGGCGTTCAGAGTCTAGATCCGAGCATTTTACGCATATTGAACCGCGGGCACCACGTGGACGAGGTAGTACAACTCGTAAAGTTACTGAATGAGATGGGCGTTGAGAATCTGTCGCTTGACCTCATGTATGGGTTGCCGCAGCAAACGCTCCGGAGCTGGTACGACTCACTTATCGGCTTACTGGATATGGGAATAGAGAAGTTCAATGTATTCCCATTGATGTTTAAATCTACAGACCCCGTAGCCCGCCATTTGGCTCGGGGACGATATCAATTTGCCGGGGCTAAGGAGCGCATTATCATGCATTTTATGGCCGAGCACATCCTCACGAAACTCGGCTATCGCCATGGGCCGATTTTCTATTGGAGTAAGCAGTCGCAGCCACACTCGGTTCAACAGAGCCGCAAATACGATTCCTGGAACGACAATAATCTGGTCCCGTTTGGGGTTGCCGGATTTGGTTACATGAGCCAGTGCCAGTTCTATAACGAGGCAGATTTAGATCGCTACCTGTATAGGGTTGAGGCGGGCGAGAAGCCTGTGTGGAAGGGTGTTGTCCTGTCGCAAGATGATCTCATGCGCAGAACGGTAATGTTTGCCCTGCGAAGCAGTGGGGTGTTGCTCTCCCGCTTCGAGCGGGAGTTTGGGGTGTCCATCGAGAAATGCTTTGGCCGCGAGCTTGAACTCTTGAAGGAGGCAGGTCTCATCTGCATTTCAAACGATGGCCTGCTTTCGTTAACTGCCGCCGGCACTATCAATTCGGGCGCCGTATCGCTGCTATTTTTCTCGAACAATATACTCGAGCGGGTCGCGTACAACGACAGTAGGATAATAGACAAACGAACTGATCTGCTCGAAAAACACGATTACTCACCGGCCGCACGATACGGGTCAAGTGCCGAAATGCAAGTTGCGTTTCGATGA
- a CDS encoding avidin/streptavidin family protein has product MKRLLGLLLLAHSFFLSAEAIAQGLPAPSYWKNERGSELFVWSANSGAIQGTFTNHAQGFACQGIPYPASGAVSPTGLYFVVTFAQCNSFTRWVGKLNGSQMPTSWTLFYVDKNGKPGKLKGADTFTRVW; this is encoded by the coding sequence ATGAAGAGACTTCTGGGACTCTTGCTGCTCGCCCATTCCTTCTTTCTTTCCGCCGAGGCCATTGCGCAGGGGCTTCCTGCTCCCTCATACTGGAAGAATGAACGAGGTTCAGAACTTTTTGTTTGGTCCGCCAATAGCGGGGCAATACAAGGGACTTTCACAAACCATGCTCAAGGGTTTGCGTGCCAGGGCATTCCTTATCCTGCATCGGGAGCCGTTAGCCCAACTGGCTTGTATTTTGTTGTTACCTTTGCCCAGTGCAATTCCTTCACCCGGTGGGTTGGAAAACTCAACGGGTCTCAAATGCCGACCTCATGGACGCTGTTCTACGTTGACAAGAACGGCAAGCCCGGCAAGTTGAAGGGTGCCGATACCTTCACGCGCGTATGGTAG
- a CDS encoding thioesterase family protein: MERGRTNFLRLLGTDQRALFAEASADGAGFAFVVRSMQIDFLKPAFMDDVLDIITAPQEVRGASITLLQQCKRGDDLLVEARVRVAFVAAGKAQRIPKALRAAMTGHE; encoded by the coding sequence ATGGAACGCGGCAGGACCAATTTCTTGCGGTTGCTCGGGACCGATCAGCGGGCTTTGTTCGCAGAAGCCAGTGCCGATGGGGCCGGGTTCGCCTTTGTGGTCCGATCGATGCAAATCGATTTCCTGAAACCCGCATTCATGGACGATGTGCTGGATATTATCACCGCCCCTCAAGAGGTTAGAGGCGCATCGATCACGCTGTTACAGCAATGCAAGCGCGGCGATGATCTCTTGGTCGAGGCTCGCGTGCGGGTCGCCTTTGTTGCCGCCGGCAAGGCACAGCGCATTCCCAAGGCGCTCCGGGCCGCGATGACCGGCCACGAATAA
- a CDS encoding IS701 family transposase — MDRRRFKSSESRFAAYVEGLASVIGHKDREQPLRDYCTGLMLRGERKSVEPIAAVTAPARVAAQHQSLLHFVGEGRWSDERVLAKVREKVLPEIERHGPIEAWIIDDTGLPKKGRQSVGVARQYCGQLGKEDNCQVAVSLSIANEHASLPVAYRLYLPQEWAEDSDRLRKVGVPEDIGFKTKHEIALEQLHWACAAGLPRGAALLDAGYGNNSNLRADITALGLAYVAGILSNTTVWADGTGPLPPKTWSGRGRPPKRLQRDAKHWPVSVKDLALGLPKRAWRTIEWREGSAETMSSRFARVRVRAARRDERRHEPCPQEWLLIEWPKDETEPTKYFLSTLPADIAFHRLVYFAKLRWRIERDYQELKQEVGLGHFEGRGWRGFHHHATLCIAAYGFLISERETIPPSGPRHAPIFPQLALPAGYRPRGTAVAA, encoded by the coding sequence ATGGATCGCCGAAGGTTTAAGAGCAGTGAATCGCGATTTGCCGCCTATGTCGAGGGGCTTGCGAGCGTGATCGGGCACAAAGACCGAGAGCAGCCGCTTCGCGATTATTGCACCGGGCTGATGCTGCGAGGCGAGCGCAAGAGCGTCGAACCGATCGCAGCGGTCACGGCACCGGCGCGGGTGGCCGCCCAGCATCAATCGCTTCTGCATTTTGTCGGCGAGGGACGTTGGTCCGACGAACGCGTCTTGGCCAAGGTGCGCGAGAAGGTCTTGCCCGAGATCGAGCGTCACGGCCCGATCGAAGCGTGGATTATCGACGATACTGGACTGCCGAAGAAGGGGCGGCAGTCGGTCGGTGTTGCGCGGCAATATTGCGGTCAACTTGGTAAGGAGGACAACTGCCAGGTCGCGGTGTCGCTGTCGATTGCCAACGAACATGCGAGCCTGCCGGTGGCGTACCGGCTGTATCTGCCGCAGGAATGGGCGGAGGATAGCGATCGTCTGCGCAAGGTGGGGGTTCCTGAAGATATTGGCTTCAAGACCAAGCATGAGATCGCGCTGGAGCAACTGCACTGGGCCTGCGCGGCTGGTCTGCCGCGTGGCGCGGCGCTGCTGGATGCCGGCTATGGCAATAACAGCAATCTGCGCGCCGACATCACGGCCCTGGGGCTGGCTTACGTCGCGGGCATTCTGTCGAATACGACGGTGTGGGCAGACGGGACGGGACCGCTGCCGCCGAAGACTTGGTCGGGCCGCGGACGGCCACCAAAGCGCCTGCAGCGCGACGCCAAGCATTGGCCGGTCTCAGTCAAAGACCTTGCACTCGGCCTGCCCAAGCGCGCCTGGCGCACCATCGAATGGCGAGAAGGTTCGGCGGAAACCATGTCTTCGCGCTTTGCGCGGGTGCGGGTGCGTGCCGCGCGGCGTGACGAAAGGCGCCACGAGCCGTGCCCGCAAGAATGGCTCTTGATCGAGTGGCCCAAGGACGAGACCGAGCCGACCAAATACTTTTTGTCGACGCTTCCCGCCGATATCGCCTTTCACCGTCTGGTCTACTTCGCCAAGCTGCGTTGGCGCATTGAGCGCGACTATCAGGAGCTCAAGCAAGAAGTCGGCCTCGGGCATTTTGAAGGTCGGGGATGGCGTGGCTTCCATCATCACGCAACGCTCTGCATCGCAGCTTACGGATTCCTGATCTCCGAAAGGGAGACGATTCCCCCCTCAGGACCTCGTCACGCCCCGATCTTCCCGCAACTTGCCCTTCCCGCAGGTTACCGACCCAGAGGTACTGCCGTTGCGGCCTGA
- a CDS encoding IS5 family transposase (programmed frameshift), with translation MWTKENRGRYDRSRLRYPSDLTDEEWALVEPLIAPAKRGGNKRTVDVREVINGLMYVLSTGCQWRAIPKDLPPRSTVHDYFDLWAWNGTLDRIHHALYVQCRELANREPSPSAAIIDSQSVKSAGKRGAWIDPHGYDAGKKIKGKKRHILVDTQGLLLHALVHSADIQDRDGGVLVMATLFGLHPFLLKLYADGGYQGPIFQSAVRKILRQIDVEIVKRSDTAKSFAILPKRWIVERTIAWLNRCRRLAKDWECLNRKALAFLRLASIRLMLRKLCQKTA, from the exons ATGTGGACGAAGGAGAACCGCGGTCGTTACGACCGAAGCCGGCTACGCTATCCAAGCGATTTGACTGATGAGGAATGGGCGTTGGTGGAGCCGCTGATTGCGCCAGCCAAGCGAGGCGGCAACAAGCGCACGGTCGATGTGCGCGAGGTGATCAATGGCCTGATGTATGTGCTGAGCACCGGTTGCCAATGGCGAGCGATCCCGAAGGACCTGCCGCCACGCAGCACGGTGCACGACTATTTTGACTTGTGGGCTTGGAACGGCACGCTCGATCGCATCCATCACGCGCTCTATGTACAATGTCGAGAATTGGCTAACCGAGAACCCAGCCCGAGCGCCGCCATCATCGACAGTCAAAGCGTCAAGAGCGCGG GAAAAAGGGGGGCGTGGATCGACCCGCATGGCTACGATGCGGGCAAGAAGATCAAGGGCAAGAAGCGCCACATCCTAGTCGATACTCAAGGCTTGCTGCTCCACGCCCTCGTGCATTCGGCGGACATCCAGGATCGTGACGGTGGGGTGCTGGTGATGGCCACGCTGTTTGGCCTGCATCCATTCCTGCTGAAGCTCTATGCTGACGGCGGCTATCAGGGGCCGATCTTTCAGTCCGCCGTTCGCAAAATCCTCCGGCAAATCGACGTCGAGATCGTCAAGCGCTCCGATACAGCAAAGAGTTTTGCGATCTTGCCCAAGCGATGGATCGTCGAACGCACCATCGCCTGGCTCAACCGCTGCCGCCGTTTGGCCAAGGATTGGGAGTGCCTCAACCGAAAGGCATTGGCGTTCTTGCGCCTCGCCTCAATCCGCCTCATGCTGCGAAAGCTCTGCCAAAAAACAGCATGA